A part of Rhinolophus ferrumequinum isolate MPI-CBG mRhiFer1 chromosome 11, mRhiFer1_v1.p, whole genome shotgun sequence genomic DNA contains:
- the LOC117030813 gene encoding olfactory receptor 5L1: MGKENCSTVTEFVLVGLTDALELRVLLFMLFLLIYGVTVLGNLGMIVLIQVSSRLHTPMYFFLSHLSFVDFYYSTIITPKMLYNILNEDKAISFLGCMAQFYLFCTCVVTEVFLLAVMAYDRFVAICNPLLYMVSMSQKLRMVLVSGCYLCGTVCSLTHLCLALEIPSYRSHVINHFFCDLPPLLSLACSDVTINELLLYIVATFNEVITIVIILTSYLFIVITILRMRSAEGRRKAFSTCASHLTAIVVFHGTILFIYCRPDSGNSVNTDKVASVFYTVVIPMLNPLIYSLRNKDVKEALRKVVGSKIFS; encoded by the coding sequence ATGGGCAAGGAGAACTGTAGCACCGTGACAGAGTTTGTTCTTGTTGGATTAACAGATGCCCTTGAGCTGAGGGTCTTACTTTTCATGCTTTTCCTTCTCATCTATGGAGTCACAGTTTTGGGCAACCTGGGCATGATTGTACTGATTCAGGTCAGCTCTAGACTTCACACTCCCATGTACTTTTTCCTCAGCCACCTGTCCTTTGTGGATTTCTATTATTCCACAATCATCACGCCAAAGATGCTGTACAATATCTTAAATGAAGACAAAGCCATTTCCTTCCTGGGATGCATGGCGCAATTCTACCTGTTTTGCACGTGTGTGGTAACTGAGGTCTTCCTGCTGGCtgtgatggcctatgaccgctttGTGGCCATCTGTAACCCCCTGCTCTACATGGTCTCAATGTCCCAGAAACTCCGTATGGTGCTGGTATCTGGCTGCTACCTGTGTGGGACTGTGTGTTCTCTGACTCACTTGTGTTTAGCTCTTGAAATCCCATCCTATAGATCCCATGTCATAAACCATTTCTTTTGTGATCTGCCCCCGCTCTTATCTCTTGCTTGCTCTGATGTCACGATAAATGAACTGCTGCTGTACATTGTGGCCACGTTCAATGAGGTCATCACCATCGTGATCATCCTCACCTCCTACTTGTTTATTGTCATCACCATCCTGAGGATGCGCTCTGCAGAGGGAAGGCGCAAAGCCTTTTCCACCTGTGCCTCCCACCTCACAGCGATCGTTGTCTTCCATGGGACAATCCTTTTCATTTATTGCCGGCCTGATTCTGGCAACAGTGTGAATACTGACAAAGTGGCCTCGGTGTTTTACACCGTAGTGATTCCCATGCTGAACCCCCTGATCTACAGCCTGAGgaacaaggatgtgaaagaagcTCTCAGAAAAGTGGTGGGctccaaaatattttcctag
- the LOC117030821 gene encoding olfactory receptor 5L2-like: protein MGQENCTIVTEFILRGLSDVAELRVFLFLLFLLIYGVTFLANLGMIALIWVSSRLQTPMYFFLSHLSFVDFCYSTTIVPKMLYNILNKEKTISFLGCMVQFYLFCTFGITDIFLLAVMAYDRFVAICNPLLYMVSMSQKLRMVLVSGCYLCGTVCSLIYLSLVFEIPSYRSNVINHFFCDLPPLLSLACSDVTMKELMVFIMATSNEVITIMIILTSYLFIVITILRMRSAEGRRKAFSTCASHLTAIVVFHGTILFIYCRPDSGNSVDTDKVSSVFYTVVIPMLNPLIYSLRNRDVKEALRKVVGSIIFS from the coding sequence ATGGGGCAGGAGAACTGTACCATTGTGACAGAATTCATTCTTCGTGGGTTATCAGATGTCGCTGAGCTGAgagtctttctcttcctgctcttccttctcaTCTATGGAGTCACGTTTCTGGCCAACCTGGGCATGATTGCACTGATTTGGGTCAGCTCTAGACTTCAGACTCCTATGTACTTTTTCCTCAGCCACCTGTCCTTTGTGGATTTTTGCTACTCCACGACTATTGTGCCAAAGATGCTGTACAATATCTTAAACAAGGAAAAAACCATCTCCTTCCTGGGATGCATGGTGCAATTCTACTTGTTTTGCACATTTGGAATCACTGACATATTCCTGCTCGCtgtgatggcctatgaccgctttGTGGCCATCTGTAACCCACTGCTCTACATGGTCTCCATGTCCCAGAAACTCCGTATGGTGCTGGTGTCTGGCTGCTACCTGTGTGGGACTGTGTGTTCTCTGATTTACTTGTCTTTAGTTTTTGAAATCCCATCCTATAGATCCAATGTGATTAACCACTTCTTTTGTGATCTGCCCCCGCTCTTATCTCTTGCTTGCTCTGATGTCACTATGAAAGAACTCATGGTATTCATTATGGCCACGTCCAATGAGGTCATCACCATCATGATCATCCTCACCTCCTACTTGTTTATTGTCATCACCATCCTGAGGATGCGCTCTGCAGAGGGAAGGCGCAAAGCCTTTTCCACCTGTGCCTCCCACCTCACAGCGATCGTTGTCTTCCATGGGACAATCCTTTTCATTTATTGCCGGCCTGATTCTGGCAACAGTGTGGATACTGACAAAGTGTCCTCGGTGTTCTACACTGTAGTGATTCCCATGTTGAACCCCCTGATCTACAGCCTGAGGAACAGGGACGTGAAAGAAGCTCTCAGAAAAGTGGTGGGCTCCATAATATTTTCCTAG